A part of Streptomyces sp. NBC_01497 genomic DNA contains:
- a CDS encoding 6-phosphofructokinase → MRVGLLTGGGDCPGLNAVIRAVVRKGVQEYGCTFTGFRDGWRGPLEGIGRPLDIPDVRGILPRGGTIIGASRTNPLSAEDGVARIREHLAEAGVEALIVVGGEDTLGVAAELGARHGIPCVGVPKTIDNDLSGTDYTFGFDTAVGVATEAVDRLHTTAESHTRVLVCEVMGRHSGWIALHAGLAGGANAILVPERPFDVEEVCGWVNSRFSSSAAPIVVISEGAKPKEGRLVLKDGSTDSFGHVRLSGVGEWLAGEIEERTGYEARTTVLGHVQRGGTPSAFDRWLATRFGLHAIEAVRDGDFGTMVALQGTDIVRIPIAEAVATLKTVPAALYEEAGVFFG, encoded by the coding sequence ATGCGGGTCGGACTACTGACCGGAGGCGGCGACTGCCCCGGGCTGAACGCGGTCATCCGCGCTGTGGTGCGCAAGGGCGTGCAGGAGTACGGCTGCACCTTCACGGGGTTCCGGGACGGCTGGCGCGGCCCCCTCGAAGGCATCGGCCGCCCGCTCGACATCCCGGACGTACGGGGGATCCTGCCGCGCGGCGGCACCATCATCGGCGCCTCACGCACCAACCCGCTCAGCGCGGAGGACGGCGTGGCACGGATCCGGGAGCACCTGGCGGAGGCGGGGGTCGAGGCGCTGATCGTGGTCGGCGGCGAGGACACGCTCGGTGTCGCCGCCGAACTGGGCGCGCGGCACGGCATCCCGTGCGTCGGTGTGCCCAAGACCATCGACAACGACCTGTCCGGCACCGATTACACCTTCGGCTTCGACACGGCCGTGGGTGTCGCGACGGAGGCCGTGGACCGGCTGCACACCACCGCCGAATCACACACACGGGTCCTGGTGTGCGAGGTGATGGGGCGGCACTCGGGCTGGATCGCCCTGCACGCGGGTCTCGCGGGCGGCGCCAACGCGATCCTCGTCCCGGAGCGGCCCTTCGACGTCGAGGAGGTCTGCGGCTGGGTGAACTCGCGCTTCAGCTCCTCGGCGGCGCCGATCGTGGTGATCTCCGAGGGGGCGAAGCCGAAGGAGGGCCGGCTCGTCCTCAAGGACGGCTCGACCGACTCGTTCGGCCACGTGCGCCTGTCCGGGGTGGGCGAGTGGCTCGCCGGGGAGATCGAGGAACGCACCGGTTACGAGGCGCGTACGACGGTGCTCGGCCATGTGCAGCGGGGCGGGACCCCGAGCGCGTTCGACCGGTGGCTCGCCACCCGGTTCGGGCTGCACGCCATCGAGGCCGTGCGGGACGGCGACTTCGGGACGATGGTCGCGCTGCAGGGCACGGACATCGTGCGGATCCCGATCGCGGAGGCGGTGGCGACCCTGAAGACGGTGCCGGCGGCGCTGTACGAGGAGGCCGGGGTCTTCTTCGGCTGA
- a CDS encoding anthranilate synthase family protein: protein MTGTLPSVPPPSPAAPAPGAPCSVSSPVPSTVPADAAVTARSLLCRLTAAGGPPFALLRRRTPGRAEDVVEVLVGAVREVDRLADLPVGERPSLALVPFRQIRERGFDVRDDATPLSVLLAEQTWELPLADVLDALPAGAVRVEDGGFDVADEEYADTVRRVIDDEIGTGEGANFVIRRTYEGRVAGFARADALALFRRLLVGEQGAYWTFVVHTGDGGRALVGASPEVHVRMSGGTVVMNPISGTFRYPPGPSEPTVEDVLAFLSDRKETDELSMVVDEELKMMCTVGDRGGVVVGPRLKEMAHLAHTEYELRGRSTMDVREVLRETMFAATVTGSPVQNACRVIERYERGGRGYYAGALALLGRDAGGAQSLDSPILIRTADIDADTGVLRVGVGATLVRHSDPASEVAETHAKAAGVLTALGVREPARPRPEGAPAGAALARDPRVRAALDARRADLAPFWLRMRTDEETQPTGEHVLVVDGEDTFTAMLAYLLRACGLSVSVRRHDEPGLRAAVLAHEGPVMLGPGPGDPTNLRDPRIRVMRGLAADLVAARKRGLLGVCLGHELLMAELGLDVVRKREPHQGAQVTVGLFGRRETVGFYNSFTARCDDGTARELAAHGIEVAREAATGEVHAVRGPGFASWQFHAESVLTRDGVGVISRFLTHARRAGAGAAG from the coding sequence ATGACCGGCACTTTGCCCTCCGTTCCTCCGCCCTCCCCCGCCGCACCGGCTCCGGGCGCCCCCTGCTCCGTTTCTTCTCCCGTCCCGTCTACCGTCCCGGCCGACGCCGCGGTGACGGCCCGGTCGCTGCTGTGCCGGCTGACGGCCGCCGGCGGACCGCCCTTCGCCCTGCTGCGCCGCCGTACGCCGGGCCGCGCCGAGGACGTGGTCGAGGTGCTCGTCGGCGCCGTCCGGGAAGTGGACCGGCTCGCGGACCTCCCGGTCGGGGAGCGTCCTTCGCTGGCGCTCGTACCGTTCCGGCAGATCCGGGAGCGCGGGTTCGACGTACGCGACGACGCCACGCCGCTCTCGGTGCTGCTCGCCGAGCAGACCTGGGAACTGCCCCTCGCCGACGTGCTGGACGCGCTGCCGGCCGGTGCCGTACGGGTCGAGGACGGCGGCTTCGACGTCGCCGACGAGGAGTACGCGGACACCGTCCGGCGCGTCATCGACGACGAGATCGGCACCGGCGAGGGCGCGAACTTCGTCATCCGCCGCACCTACGAGGGGCGCGTCGCCGGGTTCGCACGGGCGGACGCGCTGGCGCTGTTCCGGCGGCTGCTGGTGGGCGAGCAGGGCGCGTACTGGACCTTCGTCGTGCACACGGGCGACGGCGGGCGGGCCCTGGTGGGCGCGAGCCCCGAGGTCCATGTGCGGATGAGCGGCGGCACAGTCGTGATGAACCCGATCAGCGGCACCTTCCGCTACCCGCCGGGCCCCTCGGAGCCGACGGTCGAGGACGTGCTGGCCTTCCTCAGCGACCGCAAGGAGACCGACGAGCTGTCGATGGTCGTCGACGAGGAACTCAAGATGATGTGCACCGTCGGCGACCGGGGCGGTGTGGTGGTCGGCCCCCGGCTCAAGGAGATGGCACATCTCGCCCATACGGAGTACGAGCTGCGCGGGCGTTCGACCATGGATGTGCGGGAGGTGCTGCGGGAGACGATGTTCGCCGCGACCGTCACCGGGTCACCGGTGCAGAACGCCTGCCGGGTCATCGAGCGCTACGAGCGCGGCGGGCGCGGCTACTACGCGGGCGCCCTGGCCCTGCTCGGCCGGGACGCGGGCGGCGCCCAGTCACTGGACTCGCCGATCCTGATCCGTACGGCCGACATCGACGCGGACACCGGCGTACTCCGGGTCGGCGTGGGCGCGACCCTCGTACGCCACTCGGACCCGGCGAGCGAGGTCGCCGAGACGCACGCCAAGGCCGCGGGGGTGCTGACCGCGCTGGGCGTACGGGAGCCGGCGCGGCCCCGCCCGGAGGGGGCGCCGGCCGGGGCGGCACTGGCCCGGGACCCCCGGGTACGGGCGGCACTGGACGCGCGGCGGGCGGACCTCGCGCCGTTCTGGCTGCGGATGCGGACGGACGAGGAGACGCAGCCCACCGGGGAGCACGTCCTCGTGGTGGACGGCGAGGACACGTTCACGGCGATGCTGGCGTACCTGCTGCGCGCCTGCGGGCTGAGCGTGTCGGTGCGCCGCCACGACGAACCGGGGCTGCGGGCCGCGGTCCTCGCCCATGAAGGACCGGTGATGCTGGGGCCCGGCCCCGGCGACCCGACGAACCTGCGCGACCCCAGGATCCGAGTGATGCGGGGGCTCGCGGCGGACCTGGTCGCGGCCCGCAAGCGCGGACTGCTCGGGGTGTGCCTCGGCCATGAGCTGCTGATGGCGGAGCTGGGCCTCGATGTCGTGCGCAAGCGGGAGCCGCACCAGGGGGCGCAGGTGACGGTCGGCCTGTTCGGGCGGCGGGAGACCGTCGGGTTCTACAACAGCTTCACCGCCCGGTGCGACGACGGGACGGCGCGCGAGCTGGCCGCGCACGGCATCGAGGTGGCGCGGGAGGCGGCGACGGGCGAGGTGCACGCGGTGCGGGGCCCGGGCTTCGCGTCGTGGCAGTTCCACGCCGAGTCGGTGCTGACCCGGGACGGCGTGGGCGTGATCTCCCGCTTCCTGACGCACGCCCGCCGCGCGGGCGCGGGGGCGGCGGGCTGA
- a CDS encoding class II 3-deoxy-7-phosphoheptulonate synthase: protein MTVNAENPATHVPTWKGLPAAQQPAYPDQEALRAAVAELESCPPLVFAGECDLLRSRMAAVAKGEAFLLQGGDCAEAFDGVSAEHIRAKIKTLLQMSAVLTYAASVPVVKVGRIAGQYSKPRSKDTETRDGVTLPTYRGDSVNGFAFDEASRVPDPARLTRMYHASASTLNLVRAFTTGGYADLRQVHAWNQDFVKSSPAGQRYEQLAREIDNALNFMKACGTDPAEFKSVEFYSSHEALLLDYESALTRTDSRTGNLYNTSAHLVWIGERTRQLDGAHIEFASRIRNPLGIKLGPSTTVDEALAYVDKLDPDREPGRLTFVVRMGADKVRDKLPELVEKVTASGASVAWVTDPMHGNTFEAASGHKTRRFDDVLDEVKGFFEVHKGLGTHPGGIHVELTGDDVTECVGGGDEIFVDDLHQRYETACDPRLNRSQSLDLAFLVAEMYRDQ, encoded by the coding sequence GTGACAGTGAACGCTGAGAACCCCGCGACGCATGTGCCCACCTGGAAAGGTCTCCCCGCTGCGCAGCAGCCGGCGTATCCCGACCAGGAGGCCCTGCGCGCGGCCGTGGCCGAGCTGGAGTCCTGTCCGCCGCTCGTCTTCGCCGGCGAGTGCGACCTGCTGCGTTCGCGGATGGCGGCCGTCGCGAAGGGCGAGGCCTTCCTGCTCCAGGGCGGCGACTGCGCCGAGGCGTTCGACGGCGTCTCCGCCGAGCACATCCGCGCGAAGATCAAGACGCTGCTCCAGATGAGCGCGGTCCTCACCTACGCCGCCTCGGTCCCCGTGGTCAAGGTGGGCCGTATCGCCGGCCAGTACTCCAAGCCGCGCTCCAAGGACACCGAGACGCGCGACGGTGTCACGCTGCCGACCTACCGCGGCGACTCCGTCAACGGCTTCGCGTTCGACGAGGCGTCCCGCGTGCCCGACCCGGCGCGCCTGACGCGGATGTACCACGCGTCCGCCTCCACGCTGAACCTGGTGCGCGCCTTCACCACCGGCGGCTACGCCGACCTGCGCCAGGTGCACGCCTGGAACCAGGACTTCGTGAAGTCCTCGCCGGCCGGGCAGCGCTACGAGCAGCTCGCCCGCGAGATCGACAACGCCCTCAACTTCATGAAGGCGTGCGGTACGGACCCGGCCGAGTTCAAGTCCGTGGAGTTCTACTCCTCGCACGAGGCGCTTCTGCTCGACTACGAATCGGCGCTGACCCGCACCGACTCGCGCACGGGGAACCTGTACAACACGTCGGCCCACCTGGTGTGGATCGGTGAGCGCACCCGCCAGCTCGACGGCGCGCACATCGAGTTCGCGTCCCGGATCCGCAACCCGCTCGGCATCAAGCTCGGCCCCAGCACCACGGTGGACGAGGCCCTCGCCTACGTCGACAAGCTGGACCCCGACCGCGAGCCCGGCCGCCTCACCTTCGTGGTGCGGATGGGCGCCGACAAGGTCCGGGACAAGCTCCCCGAGCTGGTCGAGAAGGTCACGGCCTCCGGCGCGAGCGTCGCGTGGGTGACGGACCCGATGCACGGCAACACCTTCGAGGCGGCCTCCGGGCACAAGACGCGCCGGTTCGACGACGTCCTCGACGAGGTCAAGGGCTTCTTCGAGGTCCACAAGGGCCTCGGCACCCACCCCGGCGGCATCCACGTCGAACTCACCGGGGACGACGTCACCGAGTGCGTCGGCGGCGGCGACGAGATCTTCGTCGACGATCTGCACCAGCGCTACGAGACGGCCTGCGACCCCCGGCTCAACCGCAGCCAGTCGCTCGACCTGGCGTTTTTGGTGGCCGAGATGTACCGCGACCAGTAG
- the bfr gene encoding bacterioferritin gives MQGDPEVLEFLNEQLTAELTAINQYFLHAKMQENFGWTKLAKNTRAESFDEMRHAELLTDRILLLDGLPNYQRLFHVRVGQSATEMFEADRQVEVEAIDRLKRGIDVMHAKNDFTSKRLFESILEDEEHHIDYLDTQLALIEKLGEGLYIAQQIEQPEGDGDS, from the coding sequence ATGCAGGGCGACCCCGAGGTCCTTGAGTTCTTGAACGAGCAGCTGACCGCCGAGCTCACCGCGATCAACCAGTACTTCCTGCACGCGAAGATGCAGGAGAACTTCGGCTGGACGAAGCTCGCCAAGAACACCCGCGCGGAATCCTTCGACGAGATGCGCCACGCGGAGCTGCTGACCGACCGGATTCTGCTGCTGGACGGCCTGCCGAACTACCAGCGGCTCTTCCACGTGCGGGTCGGCCAGAGCGCGACGGAGATGTTCGAGGCGGACCGGCAGGTCGAAGTGGAGGCCATCGACCGGCTCAAGCGCGGTATCGATGTGATGCACGCGAAGAACGACTTCACGTCCAAGCGTCTCTTCGAGTCGATCCTGGAGGACGAGGAGCACCACATCGACTATCTCGACACTCAGCTCGCGCTGATCGAGAAGCTCGGCGAGGGGCTGTACATCGCCCAGCAGATCGAGCAGCCGGAGGGCGACGGCGACAGCTGA
- a CDS encoding FadR/GntR family transcriptional regulator, translated as MAYGVRQQLEDRITELIFELDLAPGEAMPAETQLIERLGAGRNSVREALRALHTRGIVDIRHGYGTFVGSAPLATMGPGLLFRTRQAVRGNPGALRELVAVRRALESGLIGDVVELADPALFERLDAEVAAMAASGAPDGGSTAGGTPEGVGQDTAAADRRFHLMLFEPLGNELATQLIELFWDAFQTVRADLRPVGHPGDLVHRHADIVGALRAGDTEAARRAVLEHFDDVESRVAKLAADS; from the coding sequence GTGGCGTACGGAGTCCGGCAGCAACTTGAGGACCGCATCACCGAGCTGATCTTCGAGCTGGACCTCGCCCCCGGCGAGGCCATGCCGGCGGAGACCCAGCTCATCGAGCGTCTCGGCGCCGGCCGCAACAGCGTGCGGGAGGCCCTGCGCGCCCTGCACACGCGCGGCATCGTGGACATCAGGCACGGGTACGGAACCTTCGTCGGCAGTGCCCCGCTCGCCACCATGGGGCCCGGCCTGCTCTTTCGCACCCGGCAGGCCGTGCGGGGCAACCCCGGTGCGCTGCGCGAACTGGTCGCGGTCCGCCGCGCGCTGGAATCCGGACTGATCGGCGACGTCGTGGAGCTGGCCGACCCTGCGCTCTTCGAGCGGCTGGACGCCGAGGTCGCCGCGATGGCCGCCTCCGGCGCCCCGGACGGCGGGAGCACCGCCGGCGGGACCCCGGAGGGCGTCGGGCAGGACACCGCCGCCGCGGACCGCCGCTTCCACCTCATGCTGTTCGAACCGCTGGGCAACGAGCTGGCCACCCAGCTCATCGAGCTGTTCTGGGACGCCTTCCAGACCGTACGGGCCGACCTGCGCCCCGTCGGACACCCCGGCGACCTCGTCCACCGGCACGCCGACATCGTCGGCGCGCTGCGGGCCGGCGACACGGAGGCGGCCCGCCGCGCGGTCCTGGAGCACTTCGACGACGTCGAGTCGCGCGTGGCCAAGCTGGCCGCCGACAGCTAG
- a CDS encoding response regulator transcription factor, whose translation MSTQDATAPEQGSGAPVTVMVVDDHPMWRDAVARDLAEAGYDVVATAGEGAQAVRRARAACPQVLVLDLNLPGLPGVQVCKELVGTLPGLRVLVLSASGEHADVLEAVKSGATGYLVKSASTAELIEAVRRTAVGDAVFTPGLAGLVLGEYRRLAAGPGPGRPDEPRVPQLTDRETEVLRLVAKGLSYKQIAERLVISHRTVQNHVQNTLGKLQLHNRVELVRYAIERGLDDD comes from the coding sequence ATGAGCACACAGGACGCGACGGCACCTGAGCAGGGCAGCGGGGCACCGGTCACGGTGATGGTCGTGGACGACCACCCGATGTGGCGGGACGCGGTGGCGCGCGACCTCGCCGAGGCCGGCTACGACGTGGTCGCGACGGCGGGCGAGGGCGCGCAGGCCGTCCGCAGGGCGCGTGCCGCCTGCCCCCAGGTGCTCGTCCTCGATCTGAACCTGCCGGGACTGCCGGGCGTGCAGGTGTGCAAGGAACTCGTCGGCACACTGCCCGGGCTGCGCGTCCTCGTCCTGTCGGCGAGCGGTGAACACGCGGACGTACTGGAGGCCGTGAAGTCCGGTGCCACGGGCTACCTGGTGAAGTCCGCGTCCACCGCGGAGCTGATCGAGGCCGTGCGCAGGACGGCCGTCGGCGACGCGGTCTTCACCCCGGGCCTCGCGGGCCTCGTCCTCGGCGAGTACCGCAGGCTGGCCGCCGGGCCGGGACCCGGCAGGCCCGACGAGCCGAGGGTGCCGCAGCTGACCGACCGCGAGACGGAGGTGCTGCGCCTCGTCGCCAAGGGCCTGTCGTACAAGCAGATCGCCGAGCGGCTGGTGATCTCCCACCGCACGGTGCAGAACCACGTGCAGAACACCCTCGGCAAGCTCCAGCTGCACAACCGGGTCGAGCTGGTGCGGTACGCGATCGAGCGCGGCCTCGACGACGACTGA
- a CDS encoding (2Fe-2S)-binding protein, which produces MYVCSCFGITESQVKQHAAAGACTPRQIASRCKAGTDCGGCVRRIQSILGRGTCPSRQLLDGRTDVPAEAEAPAMPGEPAPRPPALNPSEPFAPSEPFAPAEPFAPSEPFAPAPVATGTRVRFPYAA; this is translated from the coding sequence GTGTACGTATGCTCCTGCTTCGGCATCACGGAGTCACAGGTCAAACAGCACGCGGCGGCGGGCGCCTGCACGCCCCGCCAGATCGCCTCCCGGTGCAAGGCCGGTACGGACTGCGGCGGCTGTGTACGCCGCATCCAGTCGATACTCGGCCGTGGTACGTGTCCCAGCCGCCAGCTGCTCGACGGGCGCACGGACGTGCCGGCCGAGGCCGAGGCTCCCGCCATGCCCGGTGAGCCGGCTCCCCGCCCGCCCGCGCTGAACCCGTCCGAGCCGTTCGCCCCGTCCGAGCCGTTCGCCCCGGCAGAGCCGTTCGCGCCGAGTGAGCCCTTCGCGCCCGCGCCCGTGGCGACCGGGACGAGGGTGCGGTTCCCGTACGCGGCCTAG
- a CDS encoding dihydrodipicolinate synthase family protein yields the protein MRSEPAVAGVVTGVIPPLCTPLTEEQELDVPSLERLCAFLLDAGVTGLFVGGSTGELAYHTDELRLRVLTVARGVAAGAVPVLAGAVDLSTNRVIAQARAAEAAGADAVVATVPFYSPTHPSEMVDHFTAVSHALSIPLWAYDIPGNVQRKLPAEVTAHLAGAGVIAGLKDSSGDLDALRTALDLTAANGARARGFSVLTGSEVMADIALALGADGIVPGLGNVDPHGYVALHEAARRGDTKEAARQQERLRTLFAMVRVGDTTRIGGYASAIGAFKEGLRQRDVIAHATTPRPMGALSAIEREAVTAHLRTAGLL from the coding sequence ATGAGAAGTGAACCGGCCGTCGCAGGGGTCGTCACGGGAGTCATCCCACCGTTGTGCACACCGCTGACCGAGGAGCAGGAGCTCGATGTCCCGTCCCTGGAGCGACTGTGCGCCTTCCTCCTCGACGCGGGGGTGACCGGGCTGTTCGTCGGCGGATCGACCGGTGAACTCGCCTACCACACTGATGAGTTGCGGCTGCGGGTGCTGACCGTCGCGCGCGGGGTGGCGGCCGGTGCGGTCCCGGTGCTCGCCGGCGCCGTCGACCTGTCCACGAACCGGGTGATCGCCCAGGCGCGCGCGGCCGAAGCCGCGGGCGCTGACGCGGTGGTGGCGACGGTGCCGTTCTACTCGCCGACCCACCCGAGCGAGATGGTGGACCACTTCACGGCGGTCAGCCACGCGCTGAGCATCCCGCTGTGGGCGTACGACATCCCGGGCAACGTGCAGCGCAAGCTGCCCGCGGAGGTCACGGCGCACCTCGCGGGAGCGGGAGTGATCGCCGGGCTCAAGGACAGCAGCGGCGACCTCGACGCCCTGCGCACGGCCTTGGACCTGACGGCCGCCAACGGCGCACGTGCACGCGGCTTCTCGGTGCTCACCGGCTCGGAGGTCATGGCGGACATCGCGCTCGCCCTCGGCGCGGACGGCATCGTGCCGGGGCTCGGCAACGTCGACCCGCACGGCTATGTCGCGCTCCACGAGGCGGCCCGGCGGGGCGACACGAAGGAGGCGGCCCGTCAGCAGGAGCGGTTGCGGACGCTGTTCGCCATGGTGCGGGTGGGCGACACCACCCGGATCGGCGGATACGCGTCGGCGATCGGCGCGTTCAAGGAGGGGCTGCGGCAGCGGGACGTGATCGCCCACGCGACGACACCGCGCCCGATGGGCGCCCTGTCCGCCATCGAACGCGAGGCGGTCACGGCCCACTTGCGCACGGCGGGTCTGCTGTAA
- a CDS encoding deoxyribonuclease IV produces MTRTAPATMRNPVGAHVPVAGGLATTGLGYARDLGAESVQVFVANPRGWATPAGNPAQDELFRAGCAAADLPAYVHAPYLINFGSHTEATAERSVESMRHSLRRGRAIGARGVVVHTGSATGGRDRATALAQVRELLLPLLDELTHDDDPPVLLEPTAGQGFSLCSRIWDLGPYFEALEAHPKLGVCLDTCHVFAAGHDLAGEHGMRQTLDLLVETVGPGRLGLIHANDSKDVVGAHKDRHENIGAGHIGEAPFEALFHHPATRGVALVTETPGGRDGHTDDVTRLKKLRDA; encoded by the coding sequence ATGACAAGGACGGCCCCCGCCACCATGCGCAATCCAGTCGGCGCCCATGTGCCCGTGGCCGGCGGACTCGCGACCACCGGTCTCGGCTACGCCCGCGACCTCGGCGCCGAGAGCGTCCAGGTCTTCGTCGCCAACCCGAGGGGCTGGGCGACGCCGGCCGGCAACCCGGCCCAGGACGAACTGTTCCGGGCCGGGTGCGCGGCGGCGGACCTGCCCGCCTACGTGCACGCGCCCTATCTCATCAACTTCGGCTCGCACACCGAGGCCACGGCGGAGCGGTCCGTGGAGTCCATGCGGCACAGCCTGCGGCGCGGCCGGGCCATCGGGGCGCGGGGCGTGGTGGTGCACACGGGGTCCGCGACCGGCGGCCGGGACCGCGCGACCGCGCTCGCGCAGGTACGGGAACTGCTGCTGCCGCTGCTGGACGAACTGACGCATGACGACGACCCGCCCGTCCTGCTGGAGCCGACCGCGGGCCAGGGCTTCTCGCTGTGCTCCCGGATCTGGGATCTCGGCCCGTACTTCGAGGCCCTGGAGGCCCATCCGAAGCTCGGCGTGTGCCTGGACACCTGCCACGTCTTCGCCGCGGGCCACGACCTCGCGGGTGAGCACGGCATGCGTCAGACACTGGATCTGCTGGTGGAGACGGTGGGCCCCGGACGGCTCGGCCTCATCCACGCCAACGACTCGAAGGACGTGGTGGGGGCGCACAAGGACCGCCACGAGAACATCGGCGCCGGCCACATCGGCGAGGCACCCTTCGAGGCGCTGTTCCACCACCCGGCGACGCGGGGCGTAGCGCTGGTGACCGAGACCCCCGGCGGCAGGGACGGGCACACGGACGACGTCACCCGCCTGAAGAAGCTGCGCGACGCCTGA
- the macS gene encoding MacS family sensor histidine kinase: MERVRRERVVRMSVEVPLWRALAAYRLLTTLYTIVLFGYERHRYERLWLGVAYLAVLLVWTVATLPRVSGVARCTRPFLACDLTLALVGILITPLADQQARGADVTTLPSIWTAGAVLAFALKGGWRPALAASTLVAVADIVERAHPSKDTLHNVVLVWIASIGIGYVVEVARASERTLARALEIEAATRERERLARDIHDSVLQVLAMVQRRGTALGGEAAELGRMAGEQEIALRTLVTSGLLPPAPLAPGATETPDGADAGGAWATPRDPGPPDPAGPATRTASPADGQAESAGGAPRARSVRGDGRDPRPDRDGGGGSDLRALLARYAGARVSLAEPGAPVLLPAAAAAELAAAVGAALDNVRRHAGADAGAWILVEDEPGQVIVTVRDDGPGIPEGRLAQAEGEGRLGVAQSIRGRLADLGGAAELISVPGQGTEVELKVPRQAGDKSTRGRRT, encoded by the coding sequence ATGGAGCGGGTCCGGCGCGAGCGCGTCGTGCGGATGTCGGTCGAGGTGCCGCTGTGGCGCGCGCTCGCCGCCTACCGGCTGCTGACGACGCTCTACACGATCGTCCTGTTCGGCTACGAGCGGCACCGGTACGAGCGGCTCTGGCTCGGTGTCGCCTACCTCGCCGTCCTGCTCGTCTGGACGGTGGCGACGCTGCCCCGGGTCTCCGGTGTGGCCCGCTGCACCCGCCCGTTCCTGGCCTGCGATCTGACCCTCGCGCTCGTCGGCATCCTCATCACCCCGCTCGCGGACCAGCAGGCCCGCGGGGCCGACGTGACGACCCTGCCGTCGATATGGACGGCGGGCGCCGTCCTCGCCTTCGCGCTCAAGGGCGGCTGGCGGCCGGCCCTCGCGGCCTCCACCCTGGTCGCCGTGGCCGACATCGTGGAGCGCGCGCATCCCAGCAAGGACACCCTGCACAACGTGGTGCTGGTGTGGATCGCCTCCATCGGCATCGGCTACGTGGTCGAGGTGGCGCGCGCCTCGGAGCGCACGCTCGCCCGGGCCCTGGAGATCGAGGCGGCGACGCGCGAGCGCGAGCGGCTCGCCCGGGACATCCACGACAGCGTCCTGCAGGTGCTCGCGATGGTGCAGCGGCGCGGCACCGCGCTCGGCGGCGAGGCCGCCGAACTGGGCAGGATGGCGGGCGAGCAGGAGATCGCCCTGCGGACACTGGTCACCAGCGGGCTGCTGCCCCCCGCGCCCCTGGCGCCGGGCGCGACGGAGACACCGGACGGAGCCGACGCCGGAGGTGCGTGGGCGACCCCGCGCGACCCCGGCCCGCCGGATCCGGCCGGGCCGGCCACCCGTACCGCCTCCCCTGCGGACGGCCAGGCCGAGAGCGCCGGCGGGGCGCCGCGGGCGCGGTCCGTACGCGGGGACGGCCGGGACCCGCGGCCGGACCGGGACGGCGGCGGCGGGAGCGACCTGCGGGCGCTCCTCGCGCGGTACGCGGGGGCGCGCGTGAGCCTCGCCGAGCCCGGCGCGCCCGTGCTGCTGCCCGCGGCGGCCGCCGCCGAGCTGGCCGCCGCTGTCGGTGCGGCGCTGGACAATGTCAGGCGGCACGCGGGCGCGGACGCCGGTGCCTGGATCCTCGTCGAGGACGAGCCGGGCCAGGTCATCGTGACCGTACGGGACGACGGCCCCGGCATCCCCGAGGGACGTCTCGCGCAGGCCGAGGGCGAGGGCAGACTCGGGGTCGCCCAGTCCATCCGCGGCCGGCTGGCGGACCTCGGCGGCGCCGCGGAGCTGATCTCCGTGCCAGGACAGGGCACGGAAGTGGAGTTGAAGGTTCCACGGCAGGCCGGGGACAAGTCCACACGGGGGAGAAGGACATGA
- a CDS encoding sulfite oxidase-like oxidoreductase: MGQDQSEGHRIPEESPLPPGQRLQRGWPVTHYGPVPKFKPDRWEFRVFGATSDADKHCWNHEEFTSLPFSTVVADVHCVTKFSMLGAEWGGVHAKTVLDLAPPAASVTHVMVWAEYGYSANLRLADFAGDRTIFATHRDGELLTAEHGFPLRLVVPHLYAWKGPKWVRGVEYMTADRRGFWEERGYHNVADPWTEQRYTYQEEPGEGPEL, encoded by the coding sequence ATGGGTCAGGACCAGAGCGAGGGGCATCGGATACCGGAGGAGTCCCCCCTGCCGCCGGGACAGCGCCTCCAGCGCGGCTGGCCCGTCACCCATTACGGACCGGTCCCGAAGTTCAAACCCGACCGCTGGGAATTCCGGGTATTCGGCGCGACCTCCGATGCGGACAAGCACTGCTGGAATCACGAGGAATTCACGTCCCTGCCCTTCTCCACGGTCGTGGCGGACGTCCACTGCGTCACGAAATTCAGCATGCTCGGCGCCGAATGGGGAGGCGTCCACGCGAAAACGGTCCTCGACCTCGCACCGCCCGCCGCCTCGGTGACCCACGTGATGGTCTGGGCCGAGTACGGCTACAGCGCCAACCTACGGCTGGCGGACTTCGCCGGGGACCGTACGATCTTCGCCACGCACCGTGACGGCGAACTTCTCACGGCGGAGCACGGCTTCCCGCTGCGGCTGGTCGTGCCGCATCTCTACGCCTGGAAGGGGCCCAAATGGGTCAGGGGCGTGGAGTACATGACGGCGGACCGGCGGGGCTTCTGGGAGGAGCGGGGCTACCACAACGTGGCGGACCCGTGGACCGAGCAGCGCTACACCTACCAGGAGGAACCGGGCGAGGGCCCCGAGCTGTAG